The genomic interval ACGATGTTCTTCTGTGATATCATAATCAAAGATAAATCCTAGATTGTTTCCAGTTAAATTGATAAATTCATAAATTAGTTCTCTTTCATTTGTTGGTAGTGTAAAAGTTTTTCTTAAAACCAATACAAAACCTTATATATATTTTGTTTTTATTCTATAATAAGTATCCCCCCCTGTATTTTGGAGGTTGCTCGTTATATTTTTTTATCATATAAATACAAAAAGATAGATACCCCTGATATAATTAAGTCACCACAACCAACCATACAGGGGGTATCTATCATGGTTAAAATTATATCAGTTCTTTCAGTATTTTTAAAGTATTTAAACAAACTACTTTATAAATTTATTCTTTTTCTAGATTCGCACATTATTTCTACACATAGTTCTAAGTCATCTGGCACTTATTATGAACCTTTTAGGAAGTTCACTGTTGATGGTGAACCTATTATTCAGAAGGTTGAAAAGCTAGATTATCAAGAATTGTTTAATGTGTATTTTTTAAAGTACAATAAGCAATTAAAACCTGTTTCTAGAAGAAATCCATCAAAACTTGATTTCAAAGGAAATTGCCCTATTTGTGGTGCTCCTCATGATTACATATATGAAAATAATATTAAATCAAAACAGTTACTTTGTAAGGTATGTAGTCATACATTTACCTTGAATAATGATTTTCTTGAAAAGATTATTTTAAAATGTCCTCATTGTTCAAAGAACCTTGAAAGAATTAAAGACCGTAATAGTTATATTATTTATAAATGTAGACATAAGAATTGTTCCTTCTATTTAGATAAATTAAAGAAATTAACACCAGATCAATTAAAACAATTCAAAAAGAAACCAGGTAAATTTAAACTTCATTATAACTATCGTGCTTTCGATATTAACTTTGATTCCCTAGAACGTGACTCTATGTCTAATTTAAATATGAAGGTTGATTTAGCCAATATCAGACATTCTAAGCATACTCTAGGCTTAATCTTAACGTATTACGTTAACTACGGTTTGTCGAGTAGGAAAACTGCAGCTATCATGTATGATATTCACCAAGTTAAGATTTCCCATCAAACCGTGATGAATTATGCAAATAGTGTTTCTACAATGATTCGTCCCTTACTTGAAAATTACCCATATGATTTATCATCTGACCTTTGTGGGGATGAAACATATGTTAGGGTTAAGGGGAAGAAGCATTATATCTTCTTCTTCTCAGATAAAATTAAAAAGATTATTACTTCTTATCAAGTTTTTAGTAAACGTGATACTTTTTCAGCAGTCGTTTCACTATATCAAACATTCAAAAAATACACTGAACTACCTAAGAATTTGAAAGTAGTTGTGGATGGTAATCCTATTTACAACGTTGCATGGTCATACTTTAAAAGCATGAACATAAATTTCGATTTATTTCAAGTTATAGGACTCACTAATAACACGAAAACAGACAAGGATTACCGTCCATTTAAACAAGTAACTGAGCGTTTAAATAGAACTTTCAAAGACGATTATATCCAAATGAACGGATTTGGTAATATCAAGAGCGCTAATGCTTATATGGTCTTGTTTACAACGTTTTTTAACTTTCTAAGACCACATAAATCGTTAGGTTATAACCCACCTGTTAAATTAGAAGAGTTTGATGATTTACCTCATATGCCAAGCAAATGGCTTTCTCTAATAGATATGAGTTACTCTTATATAAACTAATTCTTAACTAAGGAGTATCTCTATTTAAGCGTATTTGAATATGCTTTTTTTTATTTACATAAAATGCATAGTACGATTAAACTGAGTATTGTAGTCCAACACACTACAAATTCAGTTCTTTTTATTTTTGATTATAGAGTTTTTATGTGTTTTCATAATTTATTTGACACTACCCATTTGTTTCTATTAATTGATAATCAGAATCTTCATTCAGATTATTTAATTCAACTACATATTCTTTTACTATTTTTAAAAAGTCTTCTTTTGTCTTCCACGCTCTAGCATTAAAGTCAAATTCATATGAACATAATCTAAAAGACTCAATATTTTTCTTTATGTTTCGATTCAATGTTTCATTGAATTCATGAAATTCTTTCATTAAATTTACTATTTCTTCTATACTTGAAATTTCTTTATTAATTTTGATTGTTTTTTTCTTTCTTTTCAATTTCTTTTTTTCTTCAATTACATATCCATCATCTAAAACATCAGGATTCATAATTAATGCTCTTGCAATATCATAGATAATACCCAAACCTTCTGATTTAGTAGATCCATAGTACTTGGGTACATAGTTAATTTTATCTCCTTCTATATTGCAATAATCCTTAATTTCTTTTTTAGTTGTTTTCATTTCCTTAGTTTCTTCATCAAATTTACTAGAAGTTACAGAACATCCATATAAAAAGCCAATATCAAAATTTCTTTCTTCTTCTGATAGAGGAATGTTACCAATAACTTTCGCAAAACCAGAGTTGAAGAAATAACCTATTGTTAAGTATGGTCGCATCAACAAATTATTTAAGTCTAGTGGTTTATCAGGCATTTTAACATCATTAGTTGCAATCTTATAAAAAAGAATAACATAATCAGGTTTTCTTTGGTTATCCTTGTCCATTATATTTACAGAAGTACTTAGTACTTTACCATAAATATAACATCCTTTCTGAACCTGAACTACAAAAATATCACCTTCTCTTATTTCACCATCGTAACCTTTAAAAAACAAACCCTTATCTAATAGATTCAACTTCTTAGATAATATATCTAATTTCTTTTTTATTTCCTTTGGTTGTGTTTCATAGGTTTCTAAATACTGCTTTGTAAAATAGTCAATTTGTTGAGTAAAAAACATTTTAATATCCCCCCTATTATTCTAAAAATAGTATTCATTTAATACTTTCACTAATCTTACTCAAATCCCATAAACTCAACAACAATTATACCATATTATTACAGTGCTTATGTAAAAAATAATTATGTGGGGTATTTTGAATCGAATTATTCATTTTATCCATATGATTTTTGCACAGATAAACATCGTAATTTAATAACAGACTTTAAGGTGATTGCATTTGATAAAGAAGGTAAAACTGTAGCACTATCTGAAAAAATGAATTTTAATATTAAGAATGAGTTATACACAAATATATACGGGAGAATAACTTATAATCAAGAGGATAATGAATTTGTAAAAGATACACATACAAGAGATCTTGGTGTAATAGGTTTTATACTTGTGCTGGTTTTATCTCCGATTGCATACTTTAAGTATTTTCTAGTATCTATTTTAATAGAGTATTTTACTGCATTTTTTATGAAATTCAAAAGAAAGTTTACTGCTTTTGTAATATTAGTTAATGCTATTTCTAAAGCTTTGATGTATGCAAGTTACTCACTTAGTAGTATAAATTATTTAAGATTTTTACTT from Mycoplasmatota bacterium carries:
- a CDS encoding DDE-type integrase/transposase/recombinase; this encodes MVKIISVLSVFLKYLNKLLYKFILFLDSHIISTHSSKSSGTYYEPFRKFTVDGEPIIQKVEKLDYQELFNVYFLKYNKQLKPVSRRNPSKLDFKGNCPICGAPHDYIYENNIKSKQLLCKVCSHTFTLNNDFLEKIILKCPHCSKNLERIKDRNSYIIYKCRHKNCSFYLDKLKKLTPDQLKQFKKKPGKFKLHYNYRAFDINFDSLERDSMSNLNMKVDLANIRHSKHTLGLILTYYVNYGLSSRKTAAIMYDIHQVKISHQTVMNYANSVSTMIRPLLENYPYDLSSDLCGDETYVRVKGKKHYIFFFSDKIKKIITSYQVFSKRDTFSAVVSLYQTFKKYTELPKNLKVVVDGNPIYNVAWSYFKSMNINFDLFQVIGLTNNTKTDKDYRPFKQVTERLNRTFKDDYIQMNGFGNIKSANAYMVLFTTFFNFLRPHKSLGYNPPVKLEEFDDLPHMPSKWLSLIDMSYSYIN